Proteins found in one Terribacillus sp. DMT04 genomic segment:
- the rnhC gene encoding ribonuclease HIII yields MNVGQIVLQVTMDKIQEMKTTYSQTAKAAPPGAVFAAKTPSCSITAYKSGKVLFQGKAPETEADKWGTAPAASKSTSSSKPSVNDHKYAPDPSLFTASHIGSDEAGTGDFFGPITVASAYVDKSQVALLKELGVKDSKLLKDDAIQRIAKDLMHAEMPYSLLVMRNEKYNQLQQRGWSQGKMKTMMHHHAIQKLVAKIAPIKPEGILIDQFQLPSTYIKHLASEGEKLQPDVSFMTKAESYSLAVAAASIISRASFLKEMDKLSKQAGFTIPKGASAAVDQAAGRLIRSKGRQALPVFTKMHFANSAKAEKYV; encoded by the coding sequence ATGAACGTGGGACAAATCGTATTGCAAGTAACAATGGACAAAATCCAGGAAATGAAAACAACCTACAGCCAAACAGCAAAAGCAGCACCACCCGGAGCTGTATTTGCCGCCAAAACACCTAGCTGCAGTATCACTGCCTATAAATCCGGCAAAGTGCTGTTCCAAGGCAAAGCTCCGGAAACAGAGGCAGATAAATGGGGAACTGCTCCAGCAGCTTCTAAAAGCACCAGCTCCTCAAAACCAAGTGTGAATGATCATAAGTATGCGCCAGATCCTTCTTTATTTACCGCCTCTCACATCGGCTCAGATGAAGCAGGTACAGGTGATTTCTTTGGCCCAATCACTGTTGCGAGTGCGTATGTAGATAAAAGCCAAGTTGCACTGCTGAAAGAGCTGGGTGTAAAAGATTCTAAACTGTTAAAGGATGATGCAATCCAGCGTATTGCAAAGGATCTTATGCACGCAGAGATGCCTTACTCTCTCTTAGTGATGCGCAATGAAAAATACAATCAGCTGCAGCAGCGCGGCTGGTCGCAAGGCAAGATGAAAACGATGATGCACCATCATGCCATCCAAAAGCTAGTTGCGAAGATTGCCCCGATTAAGCCAGAGGGCATTCTGATTGACCAGTTTCAGCTGCCGTCCACTTATATAAAGCATCTTGCTTCTGAAGGAGAAAAGCTGCAGCCAGACGTGAGCTTTATGACGAAAGCGGAAAGCTATTCTCTTGCAGTAGCAGCAGCTTCGATTATCTCCCGAGCGAGCTTCTTAAAAGAGATGGACAAGCTTTCCAAGCAGGCAGGTTTTACGATTCCGAAAGGCGCCAGTGCAGCTGTTGATCAAGCAGCTGGCCGACTTATCCGAAGCAAAGGACGCCAAGCGCTTCCTGTATTCACGAAAATGCATTTTGCAAATAGCGCCAAAGCCGAAAAGTACGTCTAA
- a CDS encoding DUF350 domain-containing protein: MESFWENTFVLTAARYSVAVLSIIVFMAIFELVTSYKNWEEIRRGNLSVALATGGKMFGVANVLRYSYEHNDGILESIVWSSVGFVMLLIGYFIFEFLTPTYKIDTEIANDNRAVGFISLVISVGLSYVIGASI, encoded by the coding sequence ATGGAGTCATTTTGGGAAAATACGTTTGTCCTGACAGCTGCTCGCTACAGTGTGGCGGTATTGAGCATTATTGTATTTATGGCTATTTTCGAGCTGGTTACTTCTTATAAAAACTGGGAAGAAATCAGACGAGGAAACTTATCAGTAGCGTTGGCGACAGGAGGAAAGATGTTCGGAGTTGCGAATGTGCTTCGTTATTCTTATGAACATAATGATGGTATTTTAGAGAGTATCGTATGGAGTTCTGTCGGCTTCGTCATGCTGCTGATCGGTTATTTTATCTTTGAGTTCCTTACGCCGACTTACAAGATTGATACAGAAATTGCAAATGATAATCGCGCAGTTGGGTTTATATCGCTTGTTATTTCCGTAGGATTGTCTTATGTTATAGGAGCAAGTATTTAG
- a CDS encoding GNAT family N-acetyltransferase translates to MIKKPELKHAEAIAAICSKGWRQTVAGQLSEQFQRQNVEYWYNLDRVKEEIQSGGYHSVAMQAGQVIGVIGGAMTGQATGEVFVLYVDESARYKGAGKLLLEALTKDQKQQGASEQWVSVQAGNMLGIPFYEARGFHLRGKKVNLTETGESQVSLRYYREID, encoded by the coding sequence ATGATCAAAAAACCAGAACTAAAACACGCAGAAGCAATAGCAGCCATCTGTTCCAAAGGGTGGCGGCAAACGGTTGCTGGGCAGCTTAGTGAGCAGTTTCAGCGGCAAAATGTCGAATATTGGTATAACCTTGATCGAGTAAAAGAAGAAATCCAATCCGGAGGTTATCATTCTGTGGCAATGCAAGCTGGACAAGTGATTGGCGTCATTGGAGGGGCAATGACAGGACAAGCGACTGGGGAAGTGTTTGTGTTGTATGTCGATGAATCGGCGCGTTATAAGGGTGCTGGAAAGCTGCTGCTGGAGGCATTGACAAAGGATCAAAAGCAGCAAGGTGCTTCAGAACAATGGGTATCCGTACAAGCAGGCAATATGTTAGGCATTCCTTTTTATGAAGCAAGAGGCTTCCATCTGCGGGGCAAGAAAGTCAATCTGACGGAAACAGGCGAATCACAAGTGTCGCTGCGGTATTATCGGGAAATAGACTAA
- the pheT gene encoding phenylalanine--tRNA ligase subunit beta: MFVSLNWLKQYVNIDNITPEELAERITRSGIEVEGIERVAPESTNVVVGYVESCEQHPNADKLNLCQINVGSETYQIICGAPNIAQGQKIAAALPGARLPGGMKIKKAKLRGVESHGMVCSLQELGIDEKFVPKEFAEGIFVFPEDAEVGTPVAELLNLDDVILELGLTPNRADAMSMFGVAYEVAAILNKEVNLPEEAYATSDSKAADFVQVKVEDAELNPYYGAYVIENVKIAPSPLWMRNYLMAAGIRPINNVVDITNYVLLVYGQPLHAFDYDKVATKEIVVRTANEGETMQTLDDQKRTLKGDELVITNGKEPIALAGVMGGANSEVSNQTTTVLLEAAYFDSRAIRRSSKHHNLRSEASSRYEKGIDPNRVKKAGAYAARLLAEYAGGTVAEGVVEFDELDRQEKKVELDTTSVNARLGTTISDDEIASILTRLQFRFEQDKSQFTVFIPTRRGDISLFEDMLEEIARIYGYDNIPYTLPEGEAFAGKLTTKQYLKRQLKQYLQGAGLMETITYSLTSKARTEMLVSPEVKEKSVHAVALKMPMSEDHSHLRISLLPELVDTLSYNVARKQDNLGYFEFGRVFLSEEEQTTEQPKETARLAGAITGTWMEQPWQQEKKPVDFYVVKGIVEGIFAQLDLEPVFQQAQVEGYHPGRTATVSHNGRTVGVVGQLHPTVQKAYDLKETYVFDLDVAYLMDQYKEEPSFRTVPRHPSVTRDIALVVDETAHAGDIQRTIKEAGGELVQQVQIFDVYQGEHMEAGKKSIAYTVLYQDPTRTLTDEEVEASYNSIKEAVKAAHGAELRS; this comes from the coding sequence ATGTTTGTATCTTTAAATTGGCTGAAACAATATGTAAATATAGATAACATTACACCGGAGGAGCTAGCAGAAAGAATTACGCGCTCCGGTATTGAAGTAGAAGGCATTGAGCGCGTTGCTCCAGAAAGCACGAACGTAGTAGTCGGCTATGTGGAAAGCTGCGAACAACATCCAAATGCAGACAAATTAAATCTTTGTCAAATCAATGTTGGTTCAGAAACTTACCAAATCATTTGTGGTGCACCGAATATTGCACAAGGGCAGAAAATCGCAGCCGCACTTCCGGGTGCACGTCTTCCTGGCGGCATGAAGATCAAAAAAGCAAAACTGCGCGGCGTCGAATCGCACGGAATGGTTTGCTCGCTTCAAGAACTAGGAATTGATGAGAAATTTGTACCAAAAGAATTCGCAGAAGGCATTTTTGTTTTCCCTGAAGATGCGGAAGTTGGAACTCCTGTTGCAGAACTGCTTAACTTAGATGATGTGATTCTGGAGCTTGGTTTGACACCTAACCGTGCTGATGCGATGAGCATGTTTGGTGTTGCTTACGAAGTAGCGGCAATCCTGAATAAGGAAGTTAACTTGCCGGAGGAAGCGTATGCGACAAGCGACAGCAAGGCAGCAGATTTTGTACAAGTGAAAGTAGAAGATGCTGAGCTTAATCCTTATTATGGCGCTTATGTAATTGAAAACGTAAAGATTGCACCATCTCCGCTTTGGATGCGCAATTACTTAATGGCAGCAGGCATTCGCCCGATCAATAACGTTGTCGACATTACAAACTATGTGCTGCTTGTTTACGGACAGCCGCTGCATGCTTTTGATTATGACAAAGTGGCAACAAAAGAAATTGTTGTCCGAACTGCGAACGAAGGCGAAACAATGCAAACTCTGGATGATCAAAAACGCACACTAAAAGGTGATGAGCTAGTTATCACAAACGGCAAGGAGCCGATTGCGCTTGCAGGTGTGATGGGCGGCGCTAACTCTGAAGTTTCTAATCAAACGACAACTGTATTGCTGGAAGCAGCTTACTTTGATTCCCGTGCAATCCGCCGCTCCAGCAAGCATCATAACTTACGCAGTGAAGCGAGCTCGCGCTACGAAAAAGGCATTGATCCAAATCGTGTCAAAAAAGCAGGCGCTTATGCTGCTCGCTTACTAGCAGAATACGCTGGCGGAACGGTTGCCGAAGGTGTTGTTGAATTCGACGAATTAGATCGCCAAGAGAAAAAAGTCGAGCTAGATACGACAAGCGTAAACGCACGTTTAGGTACTACAATCTCTGATGATGAAATCGCATCGATTTTGACTAGATTGCAGTTCCGTTTTGAACAAGATAAGAGCCAATTCACGGTTTTTATCCCAACAAGACGCGGCGACATCAGCTTGTTTGAAGACATGCTCGAGGAAATTGCTCGTATCTACGGATATGATAATATTCCTTACACGCTGCCAGAAGGAGAAGCGTTTGCTGGTAAACTGACTACAAAGCAATATTTAAAACGTCAGCTAAAACAGTATTTGCAAGGTGCTGGCTTGATGGAAACAATCACTTACTCGCTAACGAGCAAAGCACGCACAGAAATGCTTGTCAGCCCAGAAGTAAAAGAGAAAAGCGTACACGCTGTTGCATTAAAAATGCCGATGAGTGAAGATCACAGTCACCTGCGCATTAGCTTGCTTCCAGAACTTGTTGACACACTGTCTTATAATGTGGCACGTAAACAAGATAACTTAGGCTACTTTGAATTTGGTCGTGTTTTCCTTTCAGAAGAAGAGCAAACGACAGAGCAGCCTAAAGAAACGGCCCGTCTTGCAGGTGCAATTACTGGTACGTGGATGGAGCAGCCATGGCAGCAAGAGAAGAAGCCAGTTGATTTCTATGTTGTAAAAGGAATAGTTGAAGGCATCTTCGCACAGCTTGACCTTGAACCTGTTTTCCAGCAGGCACAAGTAGAGGGCTATCATCCTGGACGTACAGCAACGGTTTCCCATAACGGCCGCACAGTTGGTGTGGTAGGACAATTGCACCCAACCGTACAAAAAGCGTACGATTTGAAAGAAACATATGTATTCGATTTAGACGTGGCTTATTTGATGGATCAGTATAAAGAAGAACCAAGCTTCCGCACAGTACCGCGTCACCCGTCTGTCACGCGTGATATCGCGCTTGTTGTTGATGAAACAGCACATGCTGGCGACATTCAGCGGACGATCAAAGAAGCAGGTGGTGAGCTAGTGCAGCAAGTGCAAATCTTTGATGTATACCAAGGCGAGCACATGGAAGCTGGCAAGAAGTCCATTGCTTATACTGTGCTGTACCAAGACCCAACACGCACACTAACAGATGAAGAAGTAGAAGCATCTTATAACAGCATTAAGGAAGCTGTGAAAGCAGCGCATGGTGCGGAATTGAGAAGTTAA
- a CDS encoding HNH endonuclease, with the protein MAKQHIGRCELCGRDEVTLTEHHLIPKEMGGTFLNTAMICIPCHKQIHALYTNEELAGRLGTIEALRSDEKLSKYIKWIRKQPAGRLVRTRKSNSRRKYGR; encoded by the coding sequence GTGGCAAAACAGCATATTGGCAGATGCGAGCTGTGCGGCCGAGATGAGGTTACGTTAACAGAACATCATCTTATACCAAAGGAAATGGGCGGTACATTTCTAAATACAGCGATGATTTGCATTCCGTGTCACAAACAAATCCATGCATTGTATACCAATGAGGAGCTGGCAGGACGGCTTGGTACGATCGAAGCGCTGCGGTCAGATGAAAAATTGTCCAAGTATATAAAATGGATCCGCAAGCAGCCTGCTGGCAGGCTCGTGCGGACCAGGAAATCAAATAGTCGGCGAAAATATGGACGTTAG
- a CDS encoding IS110 family transposase, translated as MEYVIALDVSMGKSYKVIYQGEICLAEGELRHTQTGFNTLLEEIRNLPGDPVLVFESTGIYSKPVETFCQKNQLRYCLLNPLAAKKQLEMATLRSWKTDKNDAHKLAQAHHLHSREEKVQQPDLYHRLRDFARFYQEIEGEIKRMRMYLHHALQLSFPELEQFFSSRITPYALTLISLFPHPVLVLKSSQTKIKNLLIRSTTKKISENRAKQKAVQIIDYAKESYPAVSPDSIQTQKVQYYALQLLQLLEEKEKISNQMIDGSKKLPEFELLTSLPGIGEISAALFIGEFGDLSRFPDHKKVNAFVGIDIRRYQSGKYHGQDHINKRGNPKGRKILYFIVRNMIRQQKAAPNHIVDYYYKLKKQPVPKKDKVATVACMNKLLKCIYSMIKNNTLYDYSYTVSMDH; from the coding sequence TTGGAGTATGTAATTGCTTTAGATGTATCAATGGGGAAAAGCTATAAAGTCATTTATCAGGGTGAAATCTGTTTAGCTGAAGGGGAACTAAGACACACGCAGACAGGCTTTAACACCTTACTTGAGGAAATCCGGAATCTCCCTGGTGACCCGGTTCTTGTGTTTGAATCCACCGGCATTTATTCGAAACCAGTGGAAACCTTCTGTCAAAAGAATCAGTTACGTTATTGTCTGTTGAATCCCCTTGCGGCTAAAAAACAGCTCGAAATGGCTACTCTCCGAAGCTGGAAAACAGACAAAAATGATGCGCATAAATTAGCGCAAGCTCACCACCTGCACTCCAGGGAAGAAAAAGTTCAACAGCCCGACCTTTATCATCGACTCCGTGATTTTGCGCGTTTCTATCAAGAAATAGAGGGTGAGATAAAGCGTATGCGTATGTATCTGCACCATGCCCTTCAATTAAGTTTTCCGGAGCTGGAACAATTCTTCTCAAGCAGGATTACACCTTATGCCTTAACACTTATCAGTTTGTTCCCTCATCCTGTGCTTGTTTTGAAATCGAGCCAGACCAAGATAAAAAATCTATTGATTAGAAGTACCACTAAGAAAATTTCCGAAAATCGTGCAAAACAAAAGGCTGTTCAAATAATAGATTATGCCAAAGAATCCTATCCTGCAGTATCTCCAGATAGTATTCAAACCCAAAAAGTGCAGTACTATGCGCTCCAGCTACTTCAACTATTAGAGGAAAAAGAGAAAATTTCTAATCAAATGATTGATGGTTCAAAAAAACTGCCTGAGTTCGAGTTACTAACCAGCCTTCCAGGAATTGGAGAAATTAGCGCAGCGCTTTTTATCGGTGAATTTGGTGACTTGTCTCGCTTCCCAGATCATAAGAAAGTCAACGCTTTTGTAGGAATTGATATCCGAAGATATCAATCTGGAAAGTATCATGGCCAAGATCACATTAATAAACGAGGAAACCCTAAGGGAAGAAAAATATTATACTTCATTGTCCGAAACATGATCCGCCAACAAAAAGCAGCTCCCAATCACATTGTCGACTATTATTACAAACTAAAAAAGCAACCTGTACCCAAGAAGGATAAGGTTGCCACCGTAGCTTGCATGAACAAGCTTCTCAAATGTATTTATTCCATGATCAAGAATAATACATTGTACGATTACTCGTACACGGTCTCTATGGACCACTAA
- the zapA gene encoding cell division protein ZapA, which yields MSQSDKTRVTVEIHNRSYTIVGQEPAHRMRMVASLVDQKMSEISAANPNLDTAKLAVLTAVNTTNDYLKLKEDYAQLLGSITRKEASKDND from the coding sequence GTGTCCCAGTCAGATAAAACACGTGTTACGGTAGAAATACATAACCGATCCTATACAATTGTAGGCCAAGAGCCAGCCCATCGCATGCGCATGGTGGCGAGCCTAGTCGACCAGAAGATGTCGGAGATCTCTGCTGCGAATCCGAATCTTGATACAGCGAAATTAGCCGTACTAACGGCTGTAAATACGACAAATGATTATTTGAAACTAAAAGAAGACTATGCACAATTGCTAGGTTCTATTACAAGGAAAGAGGCAAGCAAGGACAATGATTGA
- the polX gene encoding DNA polymerase/3'-5' exonuclease PolX — translation MAINKKDVVKLLETIAIYLELKGENTFKVSAYRKAANALETNDQSLDEITDFTALNGIGKGTAAVIEEYIQNEESDTLRQLQEEVPEGLVPLLDLPGLGGKKLAKLYQELGVVDGASLKTAVESGKVATLSGFGKKSAEKILDGLANVGSRPERIPIAMMLPLAERIEAFLESLDGIERYARAGSLRRMQETVKDLDFIIATNEPKQVQEQLLTIENLKEVIANGETKVSVTLEEGYDINVDFRLIEPEAFATTLHHFTGSADHNVALRQLAKKRGERISEYGVENVETSELTTFQTEKDFFQHFDLTFIPPEIREAHGELDSFKQEMPLIQLSDIQGDLHMHSTWSDGAQSIEQMAKQAIELGYSYIAITDHSKYLKVANGLDEKRLRKQREEIERVNALFPDFHIFAGVEMDILPDARLDFDDAFMQEMDYVIGAIHSSFSQSADQIKDRLTAALEHPNVNVIAHPTGRLIGRRAGYAADPDWLLEKAAETGTVIELNANPNRLDLSWTYLKKAQELGVKIAVNTDAHSYATLSFMEVGVAMARKGWLKPETVINTWSKQQLMELFQRN, via the coding sequence ATGGCTATTAACAAAAAGGACGTTGTTAAACTATTAGAGACAATTGCAATTTATCTTGAACTAAAAGGGGAAAATACATTCAAGGTATCCGCATACCGAAAAGCTGCGAATGCGCTGGAAACAAATGATCAGTCACTAGATGAGATTACGGACTTTACAGCACTAAACGGTATCGGCAAAGGTACGGCTGCTGTGATAGAAGAATATATTCAAAACGAAGAGTCTGATACACTTCGACAGCTGCAGGAGGAAGTGCCAGAAGGCCTTGTGCCGCTGCTTGATTTGCCAGGATTAGGCGGGAAGAAACTGGCCAAGCTTTACCAGGAGCTTGGCGTAGTGGACGGAGCATCGTTGAAAACAGCAGTAGAATCAGGAAAAGTTGCAACACTAAGCGGTTTTGGCAAGAAGTCTGCTGAAAAGATTCTCGACGGCTTAGCAAATGTCGGTTCCAGACCAGAGCGTATTCCAATTGCGATGATGCTGCCATTAGCAGAACGAATTGAAGCATTTTTAGAAAGCCTGGATGGTATTGAGCGCTATGCCCGGGCAGGGAGCTTGCGCCGCATGCAGGAAACGGTGAAAGATTTGGACTTTATTATCGCAACCAATGAGCCTAAACAAGTCCAAGAACAGCTGCTGACGATTGAGAATTTAAAAGAAGTTATTGCCAATGGAGAAACAAAAGTATCCGTCACATTAGAAGAAGGTTATGACATTAACGTCGATTTCCGATTAATCGAACCAGAAGCTTTTGCGACGACATTACATCACTTTACTGGTTCTGCTGACCACAACGTCGCGCTTCGCCAGCTGGCCAAAAAACGCGGCGAGCGGATTAGTGAATATGGTGTGGAGAATGTGGAAACAAGTGAACTGACAACATTCCAAACAGAAAAGGACTTTTTCCAGCACTTTGATTTAACTTTTATACCTCCTGAAATTCGGGAAGCACACGGCGAGTTAGACAGCTTCAAACAAGAAATGCCGCTCATTCAGCTTTCCGATATTCAAGGCGATTTGCACATGCACTCTACATGGAGTGATGGTGCGCAGTCAATTGAACAAATGGCAAAGCAAGCAATCGAACTAGGTTATTCTTATATCGCCATTACCGATCACTCGAAATATTTGAAAGTGGCAAACGGATTGGATGAGAAGCGGCTTCGAAAACAGCGGGAAGAAATTGAGCGTGTCAACGCTTTGTTCCCTGACTTTCATATTTTTGCCGGCGTGGAAATGGATATTCTGCCAGACGCCCGCTTAGACTTTGATGATGCATTTATGCAAGAGATGGATTACGTTATCGGTGCAATTCATTCCAGCTTTTCACAATCAGCTGATCAAATAAAGGATCGTTTGACAGCAGCACTGGAACATCCGAATGTTAATGTAATAGCTCATCCAACAGGCCGTCTTATCGGCAGAAGAGCCGGTTACGCGGCCGATCCGGATTGGCTGTTAGAGAAAGCGGCAGAAACAGGAACAGTTATTGAATTGAATGCCAATCCAAACCGACTGGACTTGTCATGGACGTACTTAAAGAAAGCGCAGGAGCTCGGTGTCAAGATTGCTGTCAATACCGATGCCCACAGCTATGCGACTCTATCTTTTATGGAAGTAGGAGTCGCTATGGCCCGAAAAGGCTGGCTTAAACCGGAGACAGTCATCAACACATGGTCGAAGCAACAGTTGATGGAGCTTTTTCAGCGCAACTAA
- a CDS encoding CvpA family protein encodes MIDLLIIALLLFGVLVGLKRGFIMQLFHLASFIVSFIVAAIYYDQLAPKLELWIPYPDVSSDSTWSDIFGAVPLDQVFYNAIAFAILFFATKIVLHIIGSMLDFIADLPILRSVNKLLGGALGFIEIYLIVFVILYLSVLLPITPIQEALDKSILAAWIVEHTPYISGEIKDLWLNHVANKLPSEMMGWNN; translated from the coding sequence ATGATTGATTTACTCATTATCGCGTTGCTTCTGTTTGGCGTTCTCGTCGGCCTGAAGCGAGGCTTCATTATGCAGCTGTTCCATTTGGCAAGCTTTATTGTGTCATTTATAGTTGCTGCTATTTATTATGATCAACTGGCTCCGAAATTGGAATTATGGATTCCGTATCCGGATGTGTCATCAGACAGTACATGGTCTGATATATTTGGAGCTGTGCCCTTAGATCAAGTGTTTTATAACGCCATTGCGTTTGCGATTCTCTTTTTCGCAACAAAAATTGTTTTACACATTATCGGTTCGATGCTTGATTTTATCGCCGATTTGCCGATCTTACGTTCTGTCAACAAACTTCTTGGCGGCGCGCTCGGCTTCATCGAGATATATTTAATTGTATTCGTCATTCTATATCTCTCCGTATTGCTGCCGATTACACCAATTCAGGAAGCACTGGATAAGTCGATACTCGCAGCTTGGATAGTAGAGCATACACCATATATATCTGGTGAAATTAAAGATTTATGGCTGAATCATGTTGCAAATAAATTACCCAGCGAAATGATGGGATGGAATAACTAA
- a CDS encoding endonuclease MutS2: MNKRIFRVLEFDKIIQMLSEQAASSLGKKRTMQIQPATELEAVEQLQAETDEAASIIRLRGGVPLGGIHDIGASVKRAVIGGILNANECLDIASTIYGGKNLKHFVEELEDLELPIIRALVEQLISLSDLERHIKNAIDDHGRVMDGASDRLRGIRTKIRTNESRVREKLESYTRSKSKMLSDSIITIRNDRYVLPVKQEYRGAIGGIVHDQSSSGQTLFMEPQAVVDMNNQLQEARAQEKAEVERILKEISMRVAEDEAILLANIDILGQIDFIAARAKLGAVMRCSMPKMNDQGIIHLKQARHPLIDPDEVVANDIDLGEEYSTIVITGPNTGGKTVTIKTIGLCTLMAQSGLQVPALDGGEMAVFTDVFADIGDEQSIEQSLSTFSSHMVNIVDILQQVDHQSLVLFDELGAGTDPQEGAALAMSILDETIKRGASVVATTHYPELKAYGFNRERVVNASVEFDVETLKPTYRLLIGVPGRSNAFEISRRLGLKESVIDSAKELIGTDSKSVENMIASLETSRRQAEQDYETARIQLEEAEALKQDLEKQWQEFDAKRERLYQKAEEKAAKAVEKAREEAEEIVGSLRTMKNQASVKEHEIIEARKRLEDASPELAKKGAKAAPKSKESQQLMPGDEVLLLTLGQKGTVVEKVSDKEYLLQIGIMKIKAKRKDIEFVKRQDTLKEKPVATVKGSAYHVSTELDLRGERYEDALRRVEKYVDDALLAGYPQVSIIHGKGTGALRTGVQEFAKRHRAVKNHRSGGMSEGGTGVTVLEFQ; this comes from the coding sequence ATGAACAAACGAATATTCCGCGTATTGGAATTCGATAAGATCATCCAAATGCTGAGTGAACAAGCTGCATCTTCACTTGGCAAAAAAAGAACGATGCAAATCCAGCCAGCAACCGAATTAGAAGCAGTTGAGCAGCTGCAAGCGGAAACGGATGAAGCGGCATCTATTATCCGTCTTCGAGGAGGAGTTCCACTCGGCGGAATTCATGATATCGGTGCTAGCGTGAAGCGAGCGGTAATCGGCGGCATTTTAAATGCCAATGAGTGTTTGGATATTGCAAGTACGATTTATGGCGGAAAAAATCTGAAACATTTTGTAGAAGAATTGGAAGACCTTGAACTACCGATTATTCGGGCACTTGTTGAACAGCTTATTTCGTTAAGCGATCTGGAACGCCATATCAAAAACGCCATTGATGATCATGGTCGTGTCATGGATGGCGCATCGGACCGTCTGCGCGGAATCCGTACTAAAATCCGCACGAATGAAAGCAGAGTAAGAGAAAAATTAGAGTCTTATACCCGTTCAAAAAGCAAGATGTTATCCGATTCTATTATTACAATTCGAAATGACCGCTATGTACTGCCGGTTAAACAAGAATATCGCGGAGCAATCGGCGGTATTGTACATGACCAGTCTTCCTCTGGCCAGACATTGTTTATGGAGCCGCAAGCAGTTGTAGATATGAATAACCAGCTGCAGGAAGCACGAGCACAGGAAAAAGCAGAAGTCGAACGCATTTTAAAAGAGATTAGTATGCGAGTTGCTGAAGACGAAGCGATCTTGCTTGCGAATATTGACATTCTAGGCCAGATTGACTTTATTGCAGCTCGAGCAAAGCTGGGCGCGGTGATGCGCTGTTCTATGCCGAAGATGAACGATCAAGGCATTATCCACTTGAAGCAGGCAAGACATCCGCTCATCGATCCAGACGAAGTGGTAGCAAATGATATTGACCTTGGAGAAGAATATTCCACCATTGTAATCACCGGGCCTAATACCGGCGGTAAAACGGTCACCATCAAGACAATCGGCCTTTGCACACTTATGGCGCAGTCTGGTTTGCAAGTGCCGGCACTTGATGGCGGTGAGATGGCTGTTTTTACTGATGTGTTTGCAGATATCGGCGATGAACAGTCTATCGAACAAAGCTTGAGTACATTCAGTTCGCATATGGTGAACATCGTGGATATTTTGCAGCAAGTCGATCATCAATCACTTGTTTTGTTCGATGAACTTGGCGCCGGAACTGATCCTCAGGAAGGTGCCGCATTAGCAATGAGTATTCTGGATGAAACAATCAAGCGCGGTGCGTCCGTTGTAGCGACAACCCATTATCCGGAGCTGAAGGCATATGGATTTAACCGAGAGCGTGTTGTGAACGCCAGCGTGGAATTTGATGTAGAAACGCTAAAGCCAACGTATCGTCTCTTAATTGGCGTTCCAGGACGCAGTAATGCCTTTGAAATATCACGCCGTCTCGGCTTGAAAGAGTCTGTCATCGACAGTGCAAAAGAACTGATTGGTACTGATTCGAAGAGTGTGGAAAATATGATTGCTTCCTTAGAGACTTCTCGCCGTCAAGCAGAACAGGATTATGAAACTGCCAGGATACAGCTTGAAGAAGCAGAAGCACTGAAGCAGGATCTGGAGAAGCAATGGCAGGAGTTTGACGCCAAGCGGGAACGCCTTTACCAAAAAGCAGAAGAAAAAGCTGCTAAAGCGGTAGAGAAAGCACGGGAAGAAGCAGAAGAAATTGTCGGCTCGCTTCGTACGATGAAAAATCAAGCAAGCGTAAAAGAACATGAAATTATTGAAGCACGCAAACGGCTGGAGGATGCTTCACCGGAGCTTGCTAAAAAAGGCGCAAAAGCTGCGCCAAAATCGAAGGAATCGCAGCAGCTTATGCCTGGTGATGAAGTACTTCTGCTTACGCTCGGTCAAAAAGGAACAGTTGTTGAGAAGGTCAGCGACAAAGAATATTTACTCCAAATTGGAATTATGAAAATAAAAGCGAAACGAAAAGACATTGAATTCGTAAAGAGACAAGATACATTAAAAGAAAAGCCGGTAGCCACTGTAAAAGGCTCCGCCTATCATGTAAGCACAGAGCTGGATTTGCGCGGAGAACGATATGAAGATGCACTGCGCCGCGTAGAGAAATATGTGGATGATGCACTATTAGCGGGTTATCCGCAAGTCTCGATTATCCACGGTAAAGGAACAGGCGCATTGCGGACAGGTGTGCAGGAATTTGCCAAGCGTCATCGTGCCGTAAAAAATCATCGCTCCGGCGGTATGAGTGAAGGCGGAACTGGTGTTACCGTGCTGGAATTTCAGTAA